The DNA region GAGCAGCAGGCTGATCTGCTTGCGGCGCTGGGCAGCCCGCAGGTCAAGGATGATCGCGAGCAGTTGCTGCATCAGGCTGCAATCTCCTACGACCGGGCTTTCAACCCTGAAGGCGTCAAGCGTCAGATCATGGCGATTCTTGCCGAACCCAGTCGCGTCGAATTGCTGAATCGCCTGCGCCTGCCGGTGCTGGTGGTGCACGGCACGGCAGACCCGTTGCTGCCGGTCATGCACGGCGTGCATGTGGCCGCGCACATTCAGGGCAGCCAGCTGCGCTTGATTCCGGGGTTGGCGCACCGTTTTCAAGAGGCGTTCAAGGCGCCGCTGCTGGGGGCGGTGTTGCCGTACCTGAAAGCTCAGCATGAAGACGGCCGGAGCCTGGCTCAGTTGTAAGGCAGCGGCAGAGGTGTATCGTGTGGCCTTTGCTTATTGAACGAGGGCCATCATGACAACTGCACTGAAGATCGATTTCATCTCCGATGTTTCCTGCCCCTGGTGCGTCATCGGCCTGCGCGCACTGGATCAGGCGCTGGAAGCGCTTGGCGACGAGGTGCAGGCGCAGATTCACTTTCAGCCTTTTGAGCTGAACCCGAACATGCCTGGCGAAGGTCAGGACATCAAAGAGCATATCGCCGAGAAATACGGCTCGACTCCCGAGCAGATCGAAGCCATTCACGAGACCATCCGTGAGCGCGGTGCCGAGCTCGGTTTTGCGTTTGCCAAGGGCGAGCGACGTATCTACAACACTTTCGATGCGCATCGTTTGCTGCACTGGGCCGAGCAGGAAGGCAAGCAGCATGCGTTGAAGCAGGCGCTGTTCGTGGCGTATTTCAGTGAGCTGAAAGACCCTTCGAATCATCAGGCCCTTGCGGACGTGGCGCAGAAGGTGGGCCTGGATCGGCTGCGTGCCCAGGCGATTCTGGACAGCGATGAGTACACCGCTGAAGTTCGCGAAGCCGAACAACTCTGGACCTCGCGTGGCATCACTTCCGTGCCGACCATGGTCTTCAACGACCAGTACGCCGTATCGGGCGGGCAACCGGTCGATGTGTTCGTCAGCGCAATCCGGCAGATTGTCAGCGAATCGAAGTAAAGCTCGCTGCTTGCTCGAGGGCGGACGCGGAGCGTCGCACGATAGTTGAGATTATCGTTCCGCACGCTCCAGCGTGGGAACGCATTGGGTGACGCTCTGCGTCACAAATCTCTGCCGCGCCGCGCATTCAGGGCGCGGGTCTCAAAGCCCGTACTTTTTAACCTTGTCAAACAGCGTGGTCTTGGCCATGCCCAGTTCCTGACTGGCCTGGCTGAGGTTGCCGCCGCTGCGTTGCAGGGCTTCGCTGAGCAACGAGCGCTCGAAGGCTTCAACCGCCTCGGCAAACCCCAGGCTCTGGTTTTCGCTGATCGTGCCGCTCTGTTTGAACGCAGGCAGGCCCAGGGCAAATCGTTCTGCGACGTTGCGCAGTTCCCGCACGTTGCCCGGCCAGTCATGGCTCATCAGGCTTGAGCCGGTCTGCCGGTCCAGCGGCGGCGGCTCGCGGTCGAAGCGCAATGACGACAACTGCAGAAAGTGTTCGAACAGCGGAAGAATGTCTTCGCGGCGTTCGCGCAACGGCGGCAGTTCCAGGGTGACAACGTTGAGGCGGTAATACAGGTCGCTACGGAACTGATTGGTCTTGCCCAGCGCATTCAGGTCGGACTTGGTCGCTGCAATCACCCGGCAATCCACCGCCACGCTCTGATTCGAACCCAGCCGCTCCAGCGTCCGCTCCTGCAAGACGCGCAACAGTTTGATCTGCAGATTGATCGGCATGCTCTCCACTTCATCGAGAAACAGCGTGCCCTCGTGAGCATGCTCGATCTTGCCGATGCGCCGCTTGCCGGCGCCGGTGAAGGCGTTGGCTTCGTGGCCGAATATTTCCGATTCGAACAGACTTTCTGCCAGCCCGCCGCAGTTGAGGGCCACGAACTGATTGTTCTTACGGCGACTGAAGTCGTGCAGGCAGCGAGCGACCAGTTCCTTGCCGGTGCCGGTTTCGCCTTCGATCAGCACGTTGGCCGAGGTGTCGGCGACGTTGGCGATCAACGCACGCAGGTTCTGCATGACCGGCGAGCGGCCGATGATCCGGCCCTCCAGCGAGTCGCGTTCGGCGAGTTGCTTGCGCAAGGACCAGACTTCGCGGGCCAGGCCGCGCTGCTCCAGAGCCCGGCGCGTGACATCGACCAGGCGCTCGGGCGAAAACGGTTTCTCCATGAAGTCATATGCGCCGTCGCGCATCGCATTCACGGCCATGGTGATATCGCCGTGACCGGTGATCAGCACCACCGGCAGGCTACTGTCGCGCCCCTTGAGGCGACTCAACAGTTCCAGGCCGTCAATGCCCGGCAAGCGGATGTCGCTGATGACGATGCCCGCAAAGTTGTCGCCAATGCGCTGCAGCGCCTCCTCAGCGCTCGACACGCCTTCGCTGGCAATGTCTTCCAGCGCCAGCGCCTGCTGGCAGCCCAGCAATACGTGCGGGTCGTCTTCGACGATCAGTACCGTCAGGTCGCTGTTGATACTCATGGATATTCCTTTATGTGGGCTCGCCCTGGCGAGAATCGGTCGGCGCGTCCGGGATGAATGGCAGGCACAGGACAAACGTCGTGCCCGTGTCGCCCACAGGTTCTGCACCGAGGCTGCCTCCCGCTGCGGCGGCAAGGCTCGCTGACAGCGTCAGGCCAAGACCGAGGCCTTGCTCGCCCGGTTTGGTTGTGAAGAAGGGTTCGAACAGGTGCTTGCGCGCCTCATCGTCGATACCGTGGCCATTGTCACGCACCAGCAGGCGATAGCGGCCATCGACGATCGAACCTTCGAGCCACAATTCGGGCTGCGGCTGGGCGAACATGGCGTCCAGCGCATTGCCGATCAGGTTGACGAGAATCTGCTCCAGGCGGGTCTGGTCGATGGTCAGGGTCGCGTCGACGAAGGCCCGGTGCAGCCTGAGTCCCGACTGCTCCAGGCGCACGGCCAGTAATTGCAGCGCAGCGTTTACCGCCTTGCTCAGCTGCGCCTGACCCTGATCGTCGCCACGTCGGGCAAAGGCGCGCAGGCTGGCGGTAATGCGCCCCATGCGGTCTACCAGATCATTGATGGTGCGCAGGTTGGCGCTGGCGGTGTCCAGCGCGCCACGTTCCAGAAAGCGAACCGTGTTGCCGGACAAGGTACGCAAGGCGGCCAGTGGCTGATTGAGTTCATGCGCGATGCTGGTCGACATCTGCCCGATGGCCGCCAGTTTGCCGGCCTGAACCAACTCATCCTGAGCCTGGCGCAAGGTGTCTTCGGCCTGTCTTCGCTCGCGAATCTGCGCCTTGAGGCGCTCGTTGCTGGCGCGCAGGTGCTCGGTACGTTCAGCAATCTTGCGTTCCAGCTCATCGTTGGCCGCCTGCAACGCCTCTCGGGCGGCGAGCCGGGTCGAGATCACTTTGCGTCGCTCGTTCCAGGCGATCAACAGAAAAGTCACCAGCGCACAGGCCACAGCGACCAGCATGCCTCGACTCGCCGCTTCACTGCGCAAGTCTTCCAGCGGCGTCAGCAGGGTGAAGTGCCACGCGGTATCGCTCAGCGGTCGAGTCTGGGCCAGATAACTCACCTGTGTGTGTTCCCGGTCGACACTGACGTTGGCCGGGAACGTGAGTTTTTCGACGCCTTCGGACAGGGTTTCCCGTTCCAGTGGCACCAGTTCATTAAGCGGCCACCAGTAATATTGCAGGCTGCGGGCCATGCGTTCCTTGATGGCCGGGGTCAGCGGGCGCACCGATTTCAAACGTCTGGTCGGGTCGCTGGACAGAATGATGATGCCGTTTTCATCCGTGACAAACGCTTCCAGCCGAGCCCGTTGCCAGCGCTCTTCAAGGGCTTCGAGGCGTACCTTGATCACCGCAACGCCGATGATCCGGCCTTTGTCTTCCAGACCGTGCGCCAGGTAGTAGCCGGACTCGCCGCTGGTCGTGCCGATCCCGTAAAAACGTCCGGGCAGGCCGCGCACCGCGTCCTGAAAGTAGGCGCGGAAAGAGAGGTCTTCGCCCTGATAACTGTCAGCGTCACGCCAGTTGCTGGTCGCGAGCACGCGGCCGGTGGTGTCCATCACATAGATGGCACGGCTGCGGCTGCGTCGATTCAAACCCTCAAGGTAGCGGTTGACCTGCTGCTGAAGCTCGGGACCGGGCTTGTTGAGCAGTTGCGAGACGCTGGATTCCAGCTCCAGAACGCTGGGCAGGTAGGTGTATTTGCTGATTTCGCTTTCGACGGTGCTGGCGTGCAGTTCCAGTTGCCGTTCTCCGCTTTCGCGCAGACTCTTGATGCCGTTGTGTTCGTTGACCAGATAGGCGACGTAGCCCAGCCCGATCATCAGCATGAGGATCAGCGGGGGCAGAAACAGTTGGCGGATCAGGCGGGGTTTCACGGCAAGTGCGGGCGGCGCGGCGCGATAAAGGGTGGAGTCGCATTTCATCACAGTCGTCCTGGACCGAACAGCTGCCCGCGAGGGGCGGGCAGCTGCAGCTAATGCCTAGTGCTGAAGGATCTTGGCGAGGAATTGCTGAGCGCGTTCGGAACGTGCGCTGACATCACCGAAAAACTCTTCTTTCTCGCAGTCTTCGACGATCTGTCCCTTGTCCATGAAAATCACCCGGTTGGCGACCTTGCGAGCAAAACCCATTTCGTGGGTCACGCACATCATGGTCATGCCTTCATGGGCCAGTTGCACCATGACGTCGAGCACTTCGTTGACCATCTCCGGGTCGAGTGCAGAGGTCGGTTCGTCGAACAGCATGACCACCGGGTCCATGGCCAGCGCGCGGGCAATGGCGACACGTTGTTGCTGACCACCGGAAAGCTGGCCGGGATGCTTGTGCGCATGCTCGGACAGGCCCACGCGGTCCAGCAGTTTCAAGCCCTTTTCGGTGGCTTCGGCCTTGCTGCGGCCCAGCACCTTGATCTGCGCGATGGTCAGGTTTTCGACGATGCTCAGGTGCGGAAACAGCTCGAAATGCTGAAACACCATGCCGACCCGCGAGCGCAGTTTCGGCAGGTTGGTCTTGGGATCGGAGATCGACGTACCGTCGACGATGATGTCGCCTTTCTGGAACGGTTCCAGCGCATTGACGCACTTGATCAGGGTCGACTTGCCCGAGCCGGACGGCCCGCATACCACGACCACCTCGCCCTTGCTGACCTCAGTGCTGCAATCGGTCAGAACCTGAAAATCCCCGTACCACTTGTTGACGTTCTTGATGGAAATCATACGGCAAACCTTTTTTGCAAACGCTTCACCAGCAGCGAGGCGGCGAAGCTGATCGTGAAATACACCAGACCGGCAATGATCAGGAACTCGTTGGCGCGACCGATGATGTCGCCGCTGGAACGCGATGCGTTGAGGAAGTCCACGAGGCCGACGGTGTACACCAGGGAGGTGTCCTGAAACAGAATGATGCTCTGTTGCAGCAACAGCGGGGTCATCTTGCGAAACGCCTGCGGCAGGATGATCAGACGCATCATCTGCGAGTAGTTCATGCCCAGCGCCTGGGCTGCGCCCATCTGGCCCTTGGAAATCGACTGCACACCGGCGCGGACGATTTCGCAGAAGTACGCGGCTTCGAACATCATGAAGGCCACGACGCACGAGGCGAACGCACCGATCGGCGTGTCTTCACCGGTGATCCAGCGCAGCACGAACGGCACGGCCAGATAGAACCAGGTGATCACCAGCAGCAGCGGGATCGAGCGGAAGTAGTTCACGTAGGCACCGGCCACATTGGCCAGCAGCTTGTTCGATGACAGGCGCATCAGCGCCAGCAGGGTGCCAAGCACCAGACCGCCGACAACACCCATCGCCATCAGCTTGAGGGTCATGACCATGCCGTTCCACAGTCCGGGAAGGGCTGGAATGATTCCGGTAAAATCCATTATTTGCCCCCCAGAGAGATCAGGCCGGGCACGGCGACTTTCTTCTCGATCATGCGCATCAGCAGCATCAGGCTCATGTTCAGCGTGAAGTAAATGAGGGTTGCCAGGGTGAAGGCTTCAAACAGGTTGGCGGAAAACTCGGCCGTCTGTTTGGTCTGCGCGAGCAGCTCCATCAGGCCGATCAGCGACGCCACCGACGAGTTCTTGAACACGTTCAGGAATTCGGAGGTAAGCGGTGGAATGATGATCCGGTAAGCCTGCGGCAACAGCACGTTCCAGTAAATCTGCGGCAGTTTGAAGCCCATGGCGCGTGCGGCTGATTCCTGACCTTTGGGCAGTGCCTCGATGCCGGTACGCACCTGTTCGCAAACCCGTGCAGCGGTGAACAGACCCAGGCACACAACGACGCTCAAAAAGGCCGAGGTGGTCGGGTTGAGGTCCTGCTTGTACCACTCCTGAATGTTTTCCGGCAGCAGGTCGGGCACCAGAAAGTACCAGATGAACAGCTGCACCAGCAGGGGCACATTACGGAAGATTTCCACGTATACCGTGGCGATACCCGACACCAGACGGTTCGGTACGGTGCGCATGACGCCCAGTACCGAGCCCAGTATCAGAGCGATGATCCAGGCGATGACAGCAATGGCGATGGTCCAGCCCAGACCGGATATGAACCAGTCCAGATAGGTCTCGCTGCCGACGCCGGTGGACTTGAAGAACACGCCCCAGTCCCAGTTGTAATTCATCAGGGTCTCCCCCTATTTTTCTATTTATATCGAGATGCACGCACTGTCGGACGTCGAAAGTGAGGGCCGGTCCCGAACAGGTCTTGCCTGTTCGGGATGCAATCAGTTCAGGCGGGCTGAACCGTTTGCTCAGGCTTTCTTGTCTTCTGCGGCTTTGTCGGTCGGGTTCTGAATCAGTTCCTTGAGCTTGTCGCTCATCGGGAAGTTCAGATTCAGACCTTTCGGAGGGACTGGGGACATGAACCACTTGGTGTAGATGGCGTTGATGTCGCCCGACTTGTAGGTCGCAATGATGGCGTCATCCACGGCTTTCTTGAACGGGGCGTCGCCCTTGCGAACCATGCAGCCGTAGATTTCATAGGATTGCGCAGTGCCGGTCACAGCCCAGTCGTCTGGCTTCTTGGCTTTGGCCATTTCGCCGGCGAGCAGGGCGTCGTCCATCATGAAGGCGACCGCACGGCCTGATTCGAGCATCTGGAAGGATTCACCATGATCTTTTGCAGAGATCACGTTCATGCCCATCTGCTTGTCAGCGTTCATCGATTTAAGGATGCGCTCGGACGTGGTGCCAGCAGTGGTGACGACGTTCTTGCCTTTCAGGTCATCGAAATCCTTGTAGCTGGAATCTTTTTTGGACAGCAGGCGGGTGCCCACTTCAAAGATGCCGATGGAGAAGTCCACCTGTTGCTGACGCTCGACGTTATTGGTGGTGGAACCGCATTCCACGTCAACGGTGCCGTTCTGCACCAGCGGAATACGGGTCTGCGAAGTCACCAGGTTGTACTTGACCTTGAGGTCAGGCATGTCGAGGTCTTTCTTGATGGCTTCGACGATTTTCAGCTGGATGTCATGGGAGTAGCCCATTGGCACGCCAGAGGCATCAGCGATGTAGGAAAACGGAATGGAGGCGTCACGGTGACCGAGGGTAATGGTGCCGGACTCTTTGATCTTTTTCAGTGTGCCAGTGAGTTCGGCAGCAAAAACCGGAGTGCTGATCAGAGCCGCTGCAATAGCGGCACCCAGAAGATGGGGAACAATGCGCATCGATGAATCCTCGATTTTATTTTCTTATTGATAGGGCCACTGGCAGGGCGGCCCGCTGTTTGACGAATGCTTCAACGGCGTCCTGAACGAGACACACGCCTTTGTTGAAACTGTCGATGCAGAGTGTAGAGCAGGAGTCGTGCCAGGCTCTCGATAATGTGTAAGCTTATGAAACATATAGGGTTTTAAAATATTCTAGGCGTGCGAAGACGACTCGGCGTCCGGGAAGCCGAATCGGCAGGCGTAAAGCGTTCGGGAAACCGAATGGGCAGATCAGGAGGGGAAGAAGCGGGTCAGGACGTGCCTGTTCACCCGAGGAAGGGTGAACAGGTGTATTTCGATGAGCCTGGCATCAGGCGGCTTCGATAGTCGCCTTGTTGCGGACAACTGTTTCCAGGTAACTGCGCACGTTGGCCTGTTCCTCAGGCGTGGTGAACAGGCCCAGCTTGGTACGACGCCACAGGACATCTTCGATGCTGGTGGCCCATTCCTGATCACACAGGTAATCGACCTCGCGTGTGTACAGGCCTGCGCCGAGGTGCTGGCCGAGATCGTCGAGGCTTTGCGCGCCTTCCAGCAACTGCCAGCTGCGGCTGCCATAAGTGATCGACCAGCGTTTGGCGATAGGCGCAGGCAGCCAGTTGTAGCGACGGGTCATTTCTGCGGCCAGCACTTCTGGCGTAGTCATGTCTTCGCCGCCGGGCAGGGCAGCCTTGGCGGTCCAGCTCGGTTTCATCTGTTTGAAGAACGGCGCCAGTTGGGTCATTGCCGACTCGGCCAGCTTGCGATAGGTGGTCAGCTTGCCGCCGAATACCGACAGGATGGGCGCTTCATCCGCACCGCCTGACAGCGACAGCGTGTAATCACGGGTGATGGCAGACGGATTATCGGACTCGTCGTTGCACAGCGGACGCACGCCAGAGAACGTATGGAGCACATCTGCGCGACTCAACTGCTTCTTGAAGTGATCGTTGGCCACTTTCAACACGTAATCCATCTCGCCTTCAGTGATGTCCACCTTGTTCGGGTCGCCCTGATATTCACGGTCGGTGGTGCCGACGATGGTGAAGTGCTCCAGGTACGGAATCGTGAACACGATGCGCTTGTCTTCGTTTTGCAGAATGAACGCGTGTTCACCCTCGTACAGTTTCGGCACGATCAGGTGGCTGCCCTGAATCAGACGGATACCGTAAGCCGAATCGAGCTTGAGGTCTTCACGGATGAACTTGGCGACCCAAGGGCCGGCAGCGTTGACCAGCGCCTTGGCGTGGATCGAAAACAGGCTGCCATCGCTGCGCTCCAGGTGCAGGTGCCACATGCCTTTGATACGGCGCGCACTGACACAGCGGGTCTGGGTATGGATGTGTGCGCCGTTTTCACGCGCGGCCATGGCATTGAGCACAACCAGACGAGCATCGTCGACCCAGCAATCGGAATATTCGAAACCGCGGGTGATGCTCGGATTGAGCGGGCTGTCTGCGCCGAAACGAATGGTCCGTGAAGCCGGCAGCTTTTCCCGCTTGCCGAGGTTGTCGTAAAGGAACATCCCGGCACGAATCATCCACGCCGGACGCAGATGCGGGCGGTGTGGCAATACAAAGCGCATCGGTTTGACGATATGCGGCGCTTTGGCGAGCAGCACTTCGCGTTCCGCAAGCGCTTCGCGCACCAGACGGAATTCGTAATGCTCAAGGTAGCGCAAGCCACCG from Pseudomonas syringae includes:
- a CDS encoding DsbA family oxidoreductase, translating into MTTALKIDFISDVSCPWCVIGLRALDQALEALGDEVQAQIHFQPFELNPNMPGEGQDIKEHIAEKYGSTPEQIEAIHETIRERGAELGFAFAKGERRIYNTFDAHRLLHWAEQEGKQHALKQALFVAYFSELKDPSNHQALADVAQKVGLDRLRAQAILDSDEYTAEVREAEQLWTSRGITSVPTMVFNDQYAVSGGQPVDVFVSAIRQIVSESK
- a CDS encoding sigma-54-dependent transcriptional regulator, with amino-acid sequence MSINSDLTVLIVEDDPHVLLGCQQALALEDIASEGVSSAEEALQRIGDNFAGIVISDIRLPGIDGLELLSRLKGRDSSLPVVLITGHGDITMAVNAMRDGAYDFMEKPFSPERLVDVTRRALEQRGLAREVWSLRKQLAERDSLEGRIIGRSPVMQNLRALIANVADTSANVLIEGETGTGKELVARCLHDFSRRKNNQFVALNCGGLAESLFESEIFGHEANAFTGAGKRRIGKIEHAHEGTLFLDEVESMPINLQIKLLRVLQERTLERLGSNQSVAVDCRVIAATKSDLNALGKTNQFRSDLYYRLNVVTLELPPLRERREDILPLFEHFLQLSSLRFDREPPPLDRQTGSSLMSHDWPGNVRELRNVAERFALGLPAFKQSGTISENQSLGFAEAVEAFERSLLSEALQRSGGNLSQASQELGMAKTTLFDKVKKYGL
- a CDS encoding sensor histidine kinase: MKCDSTLYRAAPPALAVKPRLIRQLFLPPLILMLMIGLGYVAYLVNEHNGIKSLRESGERQLELHASTVESEISKYTYLPSVLELESSVSQLLNKPGPELQQQVNRYLEGLNRRSRSRAIYVMDTTGRVLATSNWRDADSYQGEDLSFRAYFQDAVRGLPGRFYGIGTTSGESGYYLAHGLEDKGRIIGVAVIKVRLEALEERWQRARLEAFVTDENGIIILSSDPTRRLKSVRPLTPAIKERMARSLQYYWWPLNELVPLERETLSEGVEKLTFPANVSVDREHTQVSYLAQTRPLSDTAWHFTLLTPLEDLRSEAASRGMLVAVACALVTFLLIAWNERRKVISTRLAAREALQAANDELERKIAERTEHLRASNERLKAQIRERRQAEDTLRQAQDELVQAGKLAAIGQMSTSIAHELNQPLAALRTLSGNTVRFLERGALDTASANLRTINDLVDRMGRITASLRAFARRGDDQGQAQLSKAVNAALQLLAVRLEQSGLRLHRAFVDATLTIDQTRLEQILVNLIGNALDAMFAQPQPELWLEGSIVDGRYRLLVRDNGHGIDDEARKHLFEPFFTTKPGEQGLGLGLTLSASLAAAAGGSLGAEPVGDTGTTFVLCLPFIPDAPTDSRQGEPT
- a CDS encoding amino acid ABC transporter ATP-binding protein translates to MISIKNVNKWYGDFQVLTDCSTEVSKGEVVVVCGPSGSGKSTLIKCVNALEPFQKGDIIVDGTSISDPKTNLPKLRSRVGMVFQHFELFPHLSIVENLTIAQIKVLGRSKAEATEKGLKLLDRVGLSEHAHKHPGQLSGGQQQRVAIARALAMDPVVMLFDEPTSALDPEMVNEVLDVMVQLAHEGMTMMCVTHEMGFARKVANRVIFMDKGQIVEDCEKEEFFGDVSARSERAQQFLAKILQH
- a CDS encoding amino acid ABC transporter permease, giving the protein MMDFTGIIPALPGLWNGMVMTLKLMAMGVVGGLVLGTLLALMRLSSNKLLANVAGAYVNYFRSIPLLLVITWFYLAVPFVLRWITGEDTPIGAFASCVVAFMMFEAAYFCEIVRAGVQSISKGQMGAAQALGMNYSQMMRLIILPQAFRKMTPLLLQQSIILFQDTSLVYTVGLVDFLNASRSSGDIIGRANEFLIIAGLVYFTISFAASLLVKRLQKRFAV
- a CDS encoding amino acid ABC transporter permease is translated as MNYNWDWGVFFKSTGVGSETYLDWFISGLGWTIAIAVIAWIIALILGSVLGVMRTVPNRLVSGIATVYVEIFRNVPLLVQLFIWYFLVPDLLPENIQEWYKQDLNPTTSAFLSVVVCLGLFTAARVCEQVRTGIEALPKGQESAARAMGFKLPQIYWNVLLPQAYRIIIPPLTSEFLNVFKNSSVASLIGLMELLAQTKQTAEFSANLFEAFTLATLIYFTLNMSLMLLMRMIEKKVAVPGLISLGGK
- a CDS encoding glutamate/aspartate ABC transporter substrate-binding protein; the protein is MRIVPHLLGAAIAAALISTPVFAAELTGTLKKIKESGTITLGHRDASIPFSYIADASGVPMGYSHDIQLKIVEAIKKDLDMPDLKVKYNLVTSQTRIPLVQNGTVDVECGSTTNNVERQQQVDFSIGIFEVGTRLLSKKDSSYKDFDDLKGKNVVTTAGTTSERILKSMNADKQMGMNVISAKDHGESFQMLESGRAVAFMMDDALLAGEMAKAKKPDDWAVTGTAQSYEIYGCMVRKGDAPFKKAVDDAIIATYKSGDINAIYTKWFMSPVPPKGLNLNFPMSDKLKELIQNPTDKAAEDKKA
- the glpD gene encoding glycerol-3-phosphate dehydrogenase → MPHATVPTPPLSEVYDIAVIGGGINGVGIAADASGRGLSVFLCEKDDLASHTSSASSKLIHGGLRYLEHYEFRLVREALAEREVLLAKAPHIVKPMRFVLPHRPHLRPAWMIRAGMFLYDNLGKREKLPASRTIRFGADSPLNPSITRGFEYSDCWVDDARLVVLNAMAARENGAHIHTQTRCVSARRIKGMWHLHLERSDGSLFSIHAKALVNAAGPWVAKFIREDLKLDSAYGIRLIQGSHLIVPKLYEGEHAFILQNEDKRIVFTIPYLEHFTIVGTTDREYQGDPNKVDITEGEMDYVLKVANDHFKKQLSRADVLHTFSGVRPLCNDESDNPSAITRDYTLSLSGGADEAPILSVFGGKLTTYRKLAESAMTQLAPFFKQMKPSWTAKAALPGGEDMTTPEVLAAEMTRRYNWLPAPIAKRWSITYGSRSWQLLEGAQSLDDLGQHLGAGLYTREVDYLCDQEWATSIEDVLWRRTKLGLFTTPEEQANVRSYLETVVRNKATIEAA